One Spinacia oleracea cultivar Varoflay chromosome 4, BTI_SOV_V1, whole genome shotgun sequence DNA segment encodes these proteins:
- the LOC110783267 gene encoding uncharacterized protein, with the protein MEKIKIPTGKYDGTTDPEDYCTTFEQHMMLYTDSDAMWCKVFPSTLLGVAASWYKGIEAQSIYSFRQLQAAFLSRFVSKQKRKKSSGELMSFAQRDRDPLRDYLTRFNNESITIPNLQQEVAVLVLMRGMQECEFKKYLSRKSYTNLGDVLHKANEYIRGD; encoded by the coding sequence ATGGAGAAGATAAAAATCCCGACTGGAAAATACGATGGTACGACGGATCCAGAGGATTACTGCACCACGTTCGAACAACACATGATGTTGTACACAGATTCCGACGCCATGTGGTGCAAGGTGTTCCCATCCACACTCTTAGGAGTCGCAGCGAGCTGGTATAAGGGCATAGAGGCTCAGTCCATTTACAGCTTCAGACAACTGCAGGCGGCATTTTTGTCACGCTTTGTGAGCAagcagaaaagaaagaaatcGTCGGGAGAGCTAATGTCGTTCGCTCAAAGAGATAGAGACCCGTTGAGAGACTATCTCACCCGCTTCAATAACGAGTCAATCACTATCCCCAACCTGCAGCAGGAGGTGGCGGTTCTGGTTTTGATGAGAGGAATGCAAGAGTGTGAATTCAAGAAATACCTCAGCCGTAAATCATACACTAATCTGGGCGATGTCCTACACAAGGCAAATGAATACATAAGGGGGGATTAA
- the LOC110783251 gene encoding uncharacterized protein, with protein MASVQQFSDKEKAAIGEAMKEAESLMLAKNKKAAAAAAASSQDHGFLVIGVMKNLYSTAIERLGEEWNWMGSFEDSPPQKIEKNGIGSFAHNSKPEEEECSGAFKYCSDSSSKLKRGWILAWMKYKGNNRVYVEAGTQHRINQLKESDIKYKLKVSGPTSRYWDSDTGASAIAEIKDWEVDGALIAVSFDQF; from the exons ATGGCGTCGGTGCAACAATTTTCTGACAAGGAGAAAGCAGCAATCGGAGAGGCAATGAAGGAGGCAGAGTCGTTAATGTTGGCAAAAAACAAGAaagcggcggcggcggcggcggctTCGAGCCAAGATCATGGATTTTTGGTGATTGGCGTTATGAAGAATCTCTACTCTACCGCGATTGAGCGTTTGGGAGAAGAATGGAACTGGATGGGATCATTCGAGGATTCCCCTCCACAGAAAATCGAGAAAAATGGTATTGGTTCGTTTGCGCACAATAGTAAGCCTGAGGAGGAAGAGTGCAGCGGTGCATTTAAGTATTGTTCCGATTCTAGCTCAAAACTTAAACGTGGATGGATCTTGGCTTGGATGAAGTACAAAGGAAATAACAGG GTGTACGTGGAAGCTGGGACTCAACACAGGATCAATCAGCTAAAGGAGAGTGACATTAAATACAAACTAAAAGTATCCGGCCCTACTAGTCGATACTGGGATAGCGACACAGGTGCTTCAGCCATTGCTGAAATCAAGGACTGGGAAGTTGAcggtgctttgattgctgtcagCTTTGATCAGTTCTAA
- the LOC110783250 gene encoding uncharacterized protein, with translation MASMQQADHGVNQLSDEEKAAIGEAMKEAESLAKNIKEKAVYSSQDKEVLVTGVMKNFHRFDMELYKITSWTGKVMDPPPVLIRKNSIGTFVHKGTSNLPVSNSKGAIIYSCNKKYPHLGWLLAWDKSDLHNKVYVEAGKLDRIKEIPDCVILQKLDASGNISRYWDNDTGASANAEIRNWDESIATLGVSLDQEL, from the exons ATGGCTTCGATGCAACAAGCTGATCATGGCGTGAACCAATTATCCGACGAGGAGAAAGCAGCGATCGGAGAGGCAATGAAGGAGGCAGAGTCGTTGGCAAAAAACATCAAAGAAAAGGCGGTGTACTCGAGCCAAGATAAGGAGGTTTTGGTCACAGGAGTTATGAAGAATTTCCACCGTTTCGATATGGAGCTCTATAAAATAACTTCATGGACGGGAAAAGTCATGGATCCTCCTCCAGTGTTAATTAGGAAAAATAGTATTGGTACGTTTGTGCACAAGGGTACTAGTAATCTTCCTGTGTCAAACTCCAAGGGTGCAATTATATATAGTTGCAATAAGAAATATCCTCATCTTGGATGGCTCTTGGCTTGGGACAAATCCGATTTACATAACAAG GTGTACGTGGAAGCTGGGAAACTAGACAGGATCAAAGAAATACCGGATTGCGTAATTTTACAAAAACTAGATGCATCGGGCAATATAAGTCGATACTGGGATAACGATACAGGTGCTTCAGCAAATGCTGAAATTAGGAACTGGGATGAATCCATTGCTACGCTTGGCGTCAGCCTTGATCAGGAACTTTGA